In Miscanthus floridulus cultivar M001 chromosome 5, ASM1932011v1, whole genome shotgun sequence, one genomic interval encodes:
- the LOC136452977 gene encoding large ribosomal subunit protein uL13c-like codes for MATAVASPTFLSSAFAPRHHRRLTRLAGPRRAAPVGLAVRCEKSDKQKRQPLSTLVPREQRFMFEGDELCGPDIWNTTWYPKAADHVTTEKTWYVVDATDKILGRLASTIAVHIRGKNEPTYTPSVDMGAFVIVVNAEKVAVSGKKRSQKLYRRHSGRPGGMKEETFDQLQKRIPERIVEHAVRGMLPKGRLGRRLFTHLKVYKGAEHPHEAQKPVPLPIRDKRIQKTG; via the exons ATGGCTACGGCCGTCGCCTCCCCTACGTTCCTCTCCTCCGCCTTCGCCCCGCGGCACCACCGCCGCCTGACCCGGCTCGCGGGCCCGCGCCGGGCTGCCCCGGTGGGACTGGCCGTGCGGTGCGAGAAGAGCGACAAGCAGAAGAGGCAGCCGCTCTCCACGCTCGTGCCCCGCGAGCAGCGCTTCATGTTCGAGGGAGACGAGCTCTGCGGCCCC GACATATGGAATACAACCTGGTATCCTAAGGCTGCAGATCACGTAACCACAGAGAAGACATGGTATGTTGTTGATGCAACAGACAAGATTCTAGGCAGGCTAGCATCCACCATTGCAGTACATATCAGGGGAAAGAATGAACCCACTTACACTCCCAGTGTGGACATGGGAGCTTTTGTTATTGTG GTCAATGCAGAGAAGGTTGCTGTTTCTGGTAAAAAGCGGTCGCAAAAGCTCTATAGGAGGCACTCTGGACGGCCTGGAGGGATGAAAGAAGAAACTTTTGACCAACTTCAGAAAAGAATTCCAGAGAGAATCGTCGAACATGCGGTTCGTGGCATGCTCCCCAAGGGCAGG CTGGGAAGAAGATTATTTACCCACCTCAAGGTTTACAAAGGGGCAGAACATCCGCACGAGGCTCAAAAACCTGTCCCACTCCCGATCAGGGAtaaaagaatacaaaaaactggcTAG
- the LOC136450455 gene encoding heat stress transcription factor A-4b-like — protein sequence MEAGGGGASSLPPFLSKTYEMVDDPATDAVVAWTPPGTSFVVANQAEFCRDLLPKYFKHNNFSSFVRQLNTYGFRKIDPEQWEFANEDFIRGERHRLKNIHRRKPIFSHSSHTSSGPLADTERRDYEEEIERLKFDNAALTSELENNAQKKLVTEKRMQELEDKLIFLEDWQKNLMAYVRDIVQAPGFLSSFVQQPDHHGKKRRLPIPISLHQDANTEGNQIVQGGLTSPPACRESFDKMESSLNSLENFLREASEAFNISYDDGLPGPSSAVVITELHSSGESDPHVPSPVSRMHTSSAGAGDSLSSRDVTGSTSCAESPPLPQMQSCTDPRTKVSEIDVNMEPAVTETGLSREQPAEEPHVATGVNDGFWQQFLTEQPGSDAHQEAQSERRDGEDKGDQTRIGDREKFWWGKKNVEQMTEKLGQLTSVEKT from the exons ATGGAGGCGGGCGGCGGGGGCGCGTCCTCGCTGCCGCCCTTCCTGAGCAAGACGTACGAGATGGTGGACGACCCGGCCACGGACGCCGTCGTGGCGTGGACGCCGCCGGGGACCAGCTTCGTCGTCGCCAACCAGGCCGAGTTCTGCAGGGATCTGCTCCCCAAGTACTTCAAGCACAACAACTTCTCCAGCTTCGTGCGGCAGCTGAACACCTAC GGCTTTAGGAAAATTGATCCTGAACAAtgggagtttgcaaatgaggatTTCATTAGGGGAGAACGGCACCGACTGAAAAATATACACAGGCGCAAGCCTATATTCAGCCATTCATCGCACACTAGTTCTGGACCGTTAGCAGATACTGAAAGGAGGGATTATGAGGAGGAGATCGAAAGGCTTAAGTTTGACAATGCAGCTCTGACCTCAGAGCTTGAAAATAATGCACAAAAGAAACTTGTTACAGAGAAACGAATGCAGGAGCTAGAAGATAAGTTGATCTTTTTGGAGGATTGGCAGAAGAATCTGATGGCATATGTCAGGGATATTGTACAAGCACCAGGATTTTTATCTAGCTTTGTGCAGCAACCTGATCATCACGGAAAGAAAAGGAGACTACCAATACCTATTTCTCTCCACCAAGACGCAAATACTGAGGGGAACCAGATTGTGCAAGGCGGCTTAACAAGCCCACCGGCTTGCAGGGAATCATTTGACAAAATGGAATCTTCCTTGAACTCATTGGAGAATTTCCTTCGGGAAGCGAGTGAAGCATTTAATATTTCATATGACGATGGTCTCCCTGGCCCTTCATCTGCTGTTGTTATCACGGAGCTCCATTCATCTGGAGAAAGTGATCCTCATGTACCATCACCTGTGTCAAGGATGCATACATCTTCAGCTGGTGCAGGTGATTCGCTCTCTTCTCGTGATGTAACAGGGTCAACTAGCTGCGCAGAAAGTCCTCCCCTCCCTCAAATGCAGTCCTGTACAGATCCACGAACTAAGGTGTCTGAGATTGATGTTAATATGGAGCCTGCTGTTACAGAAACTGGTCTGTCAAGGGAGCAACCTGCCGAGGAGCCTCATGTAGCAACTGGGGTAAACGATGGCTTTTGGCAGCAGTTCCTCACGGAGCAGCCTGGTTCTGATGCACATCAGGAGGCCCAATCTGAAAGGCGAGATGGAGAGGATAAAGGGGATCAGACGAGAATAGGAGATCGGGAAAAATTTTGGTGGGGAAAGAAGAATGTTGAACAGATGACAGAGAAGCTGGGGCAGCTCACCTCGGTGGAGAAAACCTGA
- the LOC136450456 gene encoding probable alpha,alpha-trehalose-phosphate synthase [UDP-forming] 7, whose protein sequence is MMSRSYTNLLDLAEGNFAALGPAGGSGRQRKGSFGMRRMSRVMTVPGTLSELDGEDESEPAATNSVASDVPSSVAADRVIVVSNQLPIVARRRPDGRGWSFSWDDDSLLLQLRDGIPDDMEVLFVGSLRADVPVAEQDEVSQALLDRFRCAPVFLPDHLNDRFYHGFCKRQLWPLFHYMLPFSSSASAATTPSSIATSSPGNGRFDRSAWEAYVLANKFFFEKVVEVINPEEDYVWVHDYHLMALPTFLRRRFNRLRIGFFLHSPFPSSEIYRTLPVREEILKALLNCDLIGFHTFDYARHFLSCCSRMLGIEYQSKRGYIGLDYFGRTVGIKIMPVGIHMGQLQSGLRLPDREWRLSELQQQFQGKTVLLGVDDMDIFKGINLKLLAFENMLRTHPKWQGRAVLVQIANPARGRGKDLEAIQAEIEESCQRINGDFGQSGYSPVVFIDRDVSSVEKIAYYTIAECVVVTAVRDGMNLTPYEYIVCRQGAPGSESMSEVSGPKKSMLVVSEFIGCSPSLSGAIRVNPWNIEATAEAMNEAISMPEQEKQLRHEKHYRYVSSHDVAFWSKSFIQDLQRACKEHFTRTCWGIGLGFGFRVVALDSHFTKLNMDLIVNAYEISESRAILLDYDGTLVPQTSINKEPSPEVLSIINTLCSDSRNIVFLVSGRDKDTLGKWFSSCPKLGIAAEHGYFLRWSREEEWQTCTQALDFGWMQMATPVMKLYTEATDGSYIETKESALVWHHQDADPGFGSSQAKEMLDHLESVLANEPVSVKSGQFIVEVKPQGVSKGIVAERILASVKERGKQADFVLCIGDDRSDEDMFENIADIVKRNVVDPRTSLFACTVGQKPSKAKFYLDDTFEVVTMLSALADATGPELETDSADELAASISSLDIGDEQSESSDRPIGGS, encoded by the exons ATGATGTCGCGGTCGTATACCAACCTGCTCGACCTCGCGGAGGGCAACTTCGCGGCGCTGGGCCCAGCCGGCGGCAGCGGGCGGCAGAGGAAGGGATCGTTCGGGATGAGGCGGATGTCGCGGGTGATGACGGTGCCGGGGACGCTGTCGGAGCTCGACGGCGAGGACGAGTCGGAGCCGGCGGCGACCAACAGCGTTGCCTCCGACGTGCCCTCGTCGGTGGCAGCGGACCGCGTCATAGTGGTCTCGAATCAGTTGCCCATCGTCGCGCGTCGAAGGCCCGACGGCCGAGGATGGTCCTTCTCATGGGACGACGACTCGCTCCTGCTCCAGCTCCGCGACGGCATTCCCGACGATATGGAAGTGCTCTTCGTCGGTTCCCTCCGAGCCGATGTCCCCGTAGCCGAGCAGGACGAGGTGTCGCAGGCGCTGCTCGACCGATTCCGCTGCGCTCCGGTGTTCCTACCTGACCACCTCAACGACCGGTTCTACCACGGCTTCTGCAAGCGCCAACTCTGGCCTCTGTTTCACTACATGCTCCCCTTCTCATCATCCGCATCTGCAGCCACCACCCCTTCCTCCATCGCCACTTCGTCACCAGGCAACGGTCGCTTCGACCGCAGCGCTTGGGAGGCGTACGTGCTCGCCAACAAGTTCTTCTTCGAGAAGGTCGTGGAGGTAATCAACCCGGAGGAGGACTACGTTTGGGTTCACGACTACCATCTCATGGCGCTGCCTACCTTCCTCCGCCGCCGCTTCAACCGCCTCCGCATCGGATTCTTCCTCCATAGCCCCTTCCCCTCGTCCGAGATCTACCGCACCCTCCCTGTTCGCGAGGAGATATTGAAGGCTCTGCTCAATTGCGACCTCATTGGGTTCCACACTTTCGATTACGCCAGGCACTTCCTCTCGTGCTGCAGTAGGATGCTGGGAATTGAATACCAGTCCAAGCGTGGGTACATTGGATTGGATTACTTTGGCCGCACTGTTGGGATCAAAATCATGCCAGTGGGAATTCATATGGGTCAATTACAGTCAGGTCTGCGCTTGCCTGATAGAGAATGGCGACTTTCTGAGCTTCAACAGCAGTTCCAGGGGAAAACTGTCTTGCTTGGTGTGGATGATATGGATATCTTTAAGGGGATCAATTTGAAGCTTCTTGCCTTTGAGAACATGTTGAGGACACATCCCAAGTGGCAAGGGCGAGCAGTGTTAGTGCAGATTGCTAACCCAGCCCGTGGAAGGGGTAAGGATCTGGAAGCCATCCAGGCTGAGATTGAGGAGAGCTGCCAGAGGATCAATGGAGACTTTGGCCAGTCAGGGTATAGCCCTGTTGTTTTCATCGATCGTGATGTGTCAAGTGTTGAGAAGATTGCCTATTATACAATAGCTGAATGTGTGGTGGTGACTGCTGTGAGGGATGGGATGAACTTGACACCATATGAATACATTGTCTGTAGGCAGGGTGCACCAGGATCTGAGTCCATGTCAGAGGTGAGTGGgccaaagaagagcatgctgGTTGTGTCAGAGTTTATTGGCTGCTCACCATCACTGAGTGGTGCTATTAGGGTTAACCCATGGAATATAGAGGCAACCGCAGAGGCGATGAATGAGGCCATTTCAATGCCGGAACAGGAAAAACAGTTGAGGCATGAGAAACATTACCGTTATGTCAGCAGCCATGATGTTGCTTTTTGGTCAAAGAGCTTCATCCAAGACTTGCAAAGGGCTTGTAAGGAGCACTTTACGAGGACTTGTTGGGGCATAGGGTTGGGTTTTGGTTTCAGGGTGGTGGCCTTGGACTCTCATTTCACAAAGCTTAACATGGATTTGATTGTTAATGCTTATGAGATTTCAGAGAGCAGGGCTATATTGCTTGATTATGATGGAACTCTGGTTCCTCAAACTTCCATCAACAAGGAACCTAGTCCAGAGGTTTTGAGCATCATCAATACCCTTTGCTCAGATAGTAGAAACATCGTTTTTCTTGTCAGTGGGCGAGACAAAGATACGTTGGGAAAGTGGTTCTCCTCATGTCCAAAATTGGGGATTGCAGCTGAACATGGTTACTTCTTGAG GTGGTCtagagaagaagagtggcaaacATGCACTCAGGCCTTGGACTTCGGATGGATGCAAATGGCGACACCAGTGATGAAGTTGTATACAGAAGCAACTGATGGATCCTACATTGAGACCAAGGAAAGTGCCTTGGTGTGGCACCATCAGGATGCTGACCCAGGCTTTGGATCCTCACAGGCAAAGGAGATGCTTGATCACCTGGAAAGTGTACTAGCAAATGAACCAGTCTCTGTGAAGAGTGGCCAGTTCATTGTTGAAGTCAAACCACAG GGAGTAAGCAAGGGAATAGTTGCGGAGAGGATACTTGCATCAGTGAAGGAGAGAGGAAAGCAGGCGGATTTCGTATTGTGCATCGGCGATGATAGGTCCGATGAGGACATGTTTGAAAATATTGCTGATATCGTTAAGAGGAATGTGGTTGATCCAAGAACATCACTGTTTGCGTGCACTGTGGGACAAAAACCAAGCAAAGCCAAATTCTACCTGGACGATACATTCGAAGTGGTCACTATGCTGAGCGCACTTGCAGATGCCACAGGACCTGAACTGGAGACTGATTCGGCTGATGAATTGGCTGCATCTATCTCATCGCTTGATATTGGTGACGAACAATCAGAATCCAGTGATAGACCAATTGGAGGGTCTTAG